In a single window of the Manis pentadactyla isolate mManPen7 chromosome 14, mManPen7.hap1, whole genome shotgun sequence genome:
- the PRICKLE1 gene encoding prickle-like protein 1, which translates to MPLEMEPKMSKLAFGCQRSSTSDDDSGCALEEYAWVPPGLRPEQIQLYFACLPEEKVPYVNSLGEKHRIKQLLYQLPPHDNEVRYCQSLSEEEKKELQVFSAQRKKEALGRGTIKLLSRAAMRAVCEQCGLKINGGEIAVFASRAGPGVCWHPSCFVCFTCSELLVDLIYFYQDGKIHCGRHHAELLKPRCSACDEIIFADECTEAEGRHWHMKHFCCLECEAVLGGQRYIMKDGRPFCCGCFESLYAEYCEACGQHIGVDHAQMTYDGQHWHATEACFSCAQCKASLLGCPFLPKQGQIYCSKTCSLGEDVHASDSSDSAFQSARSRDSRRSVRMGKSSRSADQCRQSLLLSPALNYKFPGLSGNADDTLSRKLDDVSLSRQGAGFVNEEFWKGRAEHGTPEDPEEWAEHEDYMTQLLLKFGDKSLFQQQPSDMDIRASEHWISDNMVKNKVELKQNNQSLASKKYQSGMYWAQSQDGLGDSAYGSHPGPASSRRLQELDLDHGASGYSPDQTQWYAGSLECLSDLKAEQSVRDSVDSLALSNITGASVDGESKPRPSLYSLQDFEEMEAEDCEKMSNMGTLNSSMLHRSAESLKSLASELCPEKAVPAEKPAHLPALRRSRSQSRPQQVKFSDDVIDYGGCSLEVRQPPMSERTRRRAHHLEERGPRSPRHRHRRSRKSRSDNALDLAAERRAPPGDRGRFYLPDSYETFIRSRGAREAAAYGRGAGLCGQYAQASSDCALRSPGWRFPGLGGDDDPWGSSSSSSSDSEEEGYFLGQPIPQPRPQRHAYCPDGLSGPAPVLPAPQFGQRTTRSKKKKGHKGKNCIIS; encoded by the exons ATGCCTTTGGAGATGGAGCCCAAAATGAGCAAGCTGGCCTTTGGGTGCCAGAGAAGTTCCACGTCAGACGATGATTCCGGCTGCGCGCTGGAGGAGTACGCCTGGGTGCCCCCGGGCCTCAGGCCAGAGCAG ATCCAGCTCTATTTTGCTTGCTTACCAGAGGAGAAGGTTCCTTACGTTAACAGCCTTGGAGAGAAACATCGAATTAAACAGCTTTTGTACCAGTTGCCACCACATGATAATGAG GTGCGGTACTGCCAGTCCTTGagtgaagaggagaaaaaagaattgcAAGTGTTTAGCGCTCAGCGGAAGAAAGAAGCACTTGGAAGAGGAACCATTAAGCTTCTGTCCAGAGCAGCAATGCGCGCTGTGTGCGAGCAG TGTGGGCTGAAGATAAATGGAGGTGAAATTGCAGTGTTCGCCTCCCGCGCGGGCCCCGGCGTGTGCTGGCACCCTTCCTGTTTTGTCTGCTTCACGTGTAGCGAGCTGCTCGTCGACCTCATCTATTTTTATCAGGATGGAAAAATCCACTGCGGCCGGCACCATGCCGAGCTGCTCAAACCACGGTGTTCAGCATGTGACGAG ATAATTTTTGCCGATGAGTGCACAGAAGCTGAGGGTCGCCACTGGCACATGAAACACTTCTGCTGCCTGGAGTGCGAGGCGGTCCTAGGAGGGCAGAGGTACATCATGAAGGACGGCCGCCCGTTCTGCTGCGGCTGCTTCGAGTCCCTGTACGCCGAGTACTGTGAGGCCTGCGGGCAGCACATTG GTGTGGACCATGCACAGATGACCTACGATGGGCAGCACTGGCACGCTACAGAGGCCTGCTTTTCTTGTGCCCAGTGTAAAGCCTCTTTGCTGGGATGTCCCTTCCTTCCCAAACAAGGTCAGATTTACTGCTCAAAAACATGCAGTCTCGGCGAAGATGTCCATGCCTCTGATTCTTCCGACTCGGCATTTCAGTCAGCACGGTCAAGAGACTCCAGAAGAAGTGTCCGGATGGGCAAAAGCAGTCGGTCAGCGGATCAGTGTAGACAGTCCCTCCTCTTGTCCCCTGCTCTGAACTACAAGTTTCCAGGCCTTTCCGGCAATGCTGACGATACCCTTTCTCGGAAATTGGATGATGTGAGTCTCTCCAGGCAGGGAGCAGGTTTTGTCAATGAAGAATTTTGGAAAGGCAGGGCAGAGCACGGAACCCCAGAAGACCCCGAAGAATGGGCCGAGCATGAAGATTATATGACGCAGCTCCTCCTCAAGTTTGGTGATAAAAGCCTCTTCCAGCAGCAGCCCAGTGACATGGACATTCGAGCCAGTGAGCACTGGATATCTGACAACATGGTTAAAAATAAGGTCGAGTTAAAGCAAAATAACCAGAGCCTTGCAAGTAAAAAATACCAGTCTGGTATGTACTGGGCACAGTCTCAAGATGGGCTGGGTGACTCTGCCTACGGCAGCCACCCAGGCCCCGCGAGCAGCCGGAGGCTGCAGGAGCTGGACCTGGACCACGGGGCTTCGGGATACAGCCCTGACCAGACCCAGTGGTACGCAGGCTCCCTGGAGTGTCTGTCAGACTTGAAGGCAGAGCAGAGCGTTCGGGATTCTGTGGATTCTCTGGCTTTGTCTAACATCACAG GGGCTTCGGTGGATGGGGAGAGCAAGCCGAGACCGTCGCTGTATTCTCTGCAGGACTtcgaggaaatggaggcagaagATTGTGAGAAAATGAGCAACATGGGGACTCTGAACTCCTCCATGCTGCACAGGAGCGCCGAGTCCTTGAAGAGCCTGGCTTCCGAGCTGTGCCCCGAGAAGGCGGTGCCTGCCGAGAAGCCGGCGCACCTGCCGGCGCTCAGGAGGTCCCGGTCGCAGTCCAGGCCCCAGCAGGTCAAGTTCTCCGACGACGTCATCGACTACGGAGGCTGCAGCCTCGAAGTCCGGCAGCCCCCGATGAGCGAGCGGACGCGGCGGCGCGCCCACCACCTCGAGGAGCGGGGACCCCGGTCGCCCCGCCACCGCCACCGCAGGAGCAGGAAGTCCCGCTCCGACAACGCCCTGGACCTGGCCGCGGAGAGGAGGGCCCCCCCCGGGGACAGGGGGCGCTTCTACCTGCCCGACAGCTACGAGACGTTCATACGGAGCAGGGGCGCCCGGGAGGCCGCCGCCTACGGCCGGGGCGCGGGCCTCTGCGGGCAGTACGCCCAGGCCTCGTCCGACTGCGCGCTGCGGAGCCCGGGGTGGCGCTTCCCGGGCCTGGGCGGCGACGACGACCCCTGGGGCTCGTCGTCCTCCTCGTCCTCCGACTCGGAGGAGGAGGGCTACTTCCTCGGCCAGCCGATCCCCCAGCCGCGGCCGCAGAGGCACGCCTACTGCCCGGACGGCCTCTCCGGCCCAGCTCCTGTGCTCCCCGCGCCCCAGTTCGGTCAGAGGACAACCAGATCCAAGAAGAAAAAGGGGCACAAGGGCAAAAACTGTATCATTTCCTAA